The Thunnus thynnus chromosome 19, fThuThy2.1, whole genome shotgun sequence genome contains the following window.
ttctttttttttacagttctcatttacttatttactcTACATCTCATCCAGTCTTTTGTTTAAGCACATTATACTTCAGTATGTGAAGCAAATTTAGGTTTGAGTAGCTACAACAAATAACATGATGTTGGTGTGAAATCCTATATCCAGGTTAAATGTCTGACTAATTAATTGATGTTTAACAtaattacagacagacagtctgtttttgtatttgttatatGTAGTCGTATGCATCTGTCTACCGTCAAATCATAGTGGTCCACGTTGTAACACCTCCCTCCTCTAAATCAAGATCAGACGATCATTTCAGAGGATGCGACAAACCTGGCAACCCGGAGACGCAATCTGTGTCAATTGCCGGGCGACGTAGTGCGAATAAAGGCCGTAGCCTATTTCTCACTGGGGCTTTTATGTTTAAACGTGTGAAGCCGCTTTTAGCCCAATTTGTCTACGTGGCCGGTTGATGATTTATCTCTCGGTTCGCCTGTTGCTGCCTTCTGTCTGGCCTGTGTTGCGTCGTTGCCGTGTTTAATGACAGGTGTCTAAGGTACAGAGCCGACAGGATGACGCCTTTCTCCGTGATCGTTCGGTGCAAAAGGTGCATAACGGagctttctgtctttgtgttcatATTGTTTATTCAGTAGACATCGGACGGCTTTGAGAGGAGACAAAACGGCGTTACAACAAGACCCAGAATGAGGATAATTCTCCCTCTGAAAATCGTCAATATTAATGGACTATAATTAATCCTCGTGCGGATGTTAATTGGTTAAGGGGTTTAGAGCCACGCACGAGCTCGTAGCATTCTGTGATGTCCTATATTTTCGTTTATAGTGAACGGCTGTTGGTGTAGGttcagaggagctgcagagggaTTATTAAGCAGCGGAGGAGACCTGTCTGGCAGATAAAGATGGTGTTTCGGAGTGAGGAGATGTGCTTGGCGCAATTGTTCCTGCAGTCCGGCTCTGAATATGACTGCATCAGTGAGCTCGGAGAGCTGGGTCTGGTCGAGTTTCGAGATGTAAGTGTGATGCACAAATAGTTTAAAGtctttgtgtttaattatttctttgtttgtttttttttataacgaAGACAGAATAAATAGACTCTACACCACCTACTTTACCTTTTCTTTCTGAGTCCATATGCTTTAGGAGAGGTGGATGGATCCACTCCATAAATAGGCCTAAATGTTCTTGTGCAGTCcagtttggggaaaaaaaatgtaaagactgGGTGAAAAAATCTGTATAGATatgtctgtctgcatgaggaGATACTTTTCATATCTCTGATGTCAATTTCAACATTACATACAGTGATAATGTGTTAATGTTTTAAGTCAGTTACCCCACACTGCACCTGGTCTGGGTAGAGGAAGGTGTAGATGAATTAAGTTTTTTAACAATACTGAAAACAGTGAACCCTCGTTAGTGCACATGCATTGTCTAATGCTGTAGCTTAGAGCCACCTGACCTGTGAAGCTCCTCTGGTTTCAGCTCAACCCAAGTGTCAGCTCATTCCAGCGTCGCTTCGTCAGCGAAATCAAGAGATGTGAGGAGATGGAGAGGATTCTGGGTAAGAGAGCACCTGGGATAATTCGTGTGGGTACAGTAGAGCCCGAAACCTGGATGGCATTATCTGCATGATCGTGTTTAGCAAAGCAGTCTCTCAGAGATTTAGATTTACCTGCAAACACGGCTTTCTCTTGACATTTCAGTAGTTATTACCAAAGAACAAACAAAGAGCATGTTTTTGTGGACAGGTTACCTTCTGAGGGAGATTCAAAAGGCTCATATAGCCGTTCCTGAGGAGGATGAGAGTCCACTTGCACCTCCCCCCAGACAAGTCCTAGAGATCATGGTGAGTTCTCATTTGAATCTAATTTTACTACAAAAGCGCCAACTTTGTACTCTGTTCATAGTGTAAAATGAAGTATGTTTTTCAATGCACACTAGTATTTACCAATTACtgtggttttgatcatatttgggatataatgttataatggAACTTAGAGAAACTCGGCTATTCATATCTCTGCATACAAGTAGATACATTATTCAGGTTTCTGATCATCTAAAGTGGTGCAAACATGCCGTCAACTCTTCTATATTAAGTCTTCAACATCcagtttcctttcattttccCCTTCAAGTAACTTTATGGTTGTCAgtgtcacatactgtatcatcttgttccagctcttcatcaaagctacatgatgtttacactgagtgaaatattaaaactcAAGAGGACATGTTTTTTACGGCTGCACCAGttcatcaaatggaaatattcactgtcctgtgtgtctttttatacACGTTTTCCCAAATTTGGATATAtttggaaactttgggatctcAGCTAGAATTTATTGTTAAGGTCAGAAGGTTTGAACAAATTTTGGCTGCACAGCAGGAGTTTAAATAACTGTTTAGTTTTCAGCTGCCTGTATTTAGCACTCtgctggttttagcttctcCATGTAATCATCAGTAATGGAAGAGGACAATAACATTTATCCTCTGCATTACTTATATCAgattttcactttcatttcgGCGTGTAGCCCATCATTACATCATTTATCAATcatattgattgttttttggACTAACTGCTACATAACAGGAGTCGAGGACACTCCTGCACGCTTGGTGGAGAATTATTAGAAACCTGGATGAGTTGTTTACAGGCTGTTATATCCTTGTTTCAGTATTTCATTATGTTCAGGTTTCTAAGAATTGGGATAAGGGGTCATGCAGGTTTCTGTAACTAGATTATGACGTTACATACATGCACAACACATAATGTGGATActagtgtgtatgtaaatgcaCTGATTGTGCACTTTCCATATATTTCatactatttttttcatttagttttcattATCCTTTATATTTTGCTACTGAGTGCTACCTTTATACTTTATATCctattttaaatttcaatttgtatgttttactttgtttcttGTCTGACTGCTTCAAAAATGCAATTTACCTACTGAGGTCAATCTATGTATGATAACTACAGCATGAAAAATTATGAAACTAAATTACTGTTGCAAATACTGCTACTACAATGGGTCATATTAGGTTACATGATAATTACCGGGATTTGTCATCTATCTGTGCATACTTTTAAGGCGGACATATAattttctgtacatttatgtactgttatgatgtcaaatgttgatgttaaacatcgtcaaagttccaaaactgtaaaaatgctcccttcAGCTTGCTCTTAATgctctgtttgcaaagttacctctacttcctcctcgtgatgacatcagattgttcgtggatgcccacaaacagccatcCGTTCcacagcctttgttgctaaggttgttcttcgggttgttcatgttgtccactcacatgTTTCGGATCGGATTTGGGCTTGGACATGTTGACATTtcagtaaagaatgagaaaaagaagtgaaacctTATCACTACTGTTTGTGTACATAGCCTTtagaagctaaccaatcagaacagagtgggctcattggatgccttaaagagacaggagctaaaacggcctgtttcagacagaggctgaacggAGGGGCtgcataagataaataagaagttttttgaactgtaaatcatgcaaagatacaccagtagagcctcagaatataaatatagatctggaaatgttcatgatatgtcctctttatAACTAATTAATAGCTGACAAATGCTGCAATTTGAGATTCCACCTAAAATGACTGTTGATTTTTGGCTGTCCAGGTTTACTGAACAGGTTATCCTGCTGCTGAATTCAGACTTAAGTTGGTGTTTGATGTGTGGTGATGTTCAGGAGCAGCTTCAGAGGCTGGAGATGGAGCTCAGCGAGGTAGCgagaaacaaagagaagctGCGGAGGAACCTCCTGGAGCTCACggagtacacacacatgctgaagATCACGCGGACCTTCATACACAGCCGCTCGAGAGTGAGTGTTATCTCTATTCGTCTGCTGAGCATCTTGTTTGTCACGCACACCAACAGTCTGTCACATACCGCATTCCCCAGTCCAACTCTGTTTGCATCTCAGGCAGGATGCCTCACCTCAAGTCGCCAGCGGCATCTTGTTTTCTTGTCGCTGACGTGTTTCGTTTCCCCGGGTGACAGAGGTGGAACCGgtgctgacttttaattaaTGACATGGTCAAAATGCAGCCGTTACAAGCAGCACCTGACACATCAAGGCAGCCGCGTTAAAAAAGGGATACAGCGGAGAGCTTCAATGATGTCTATGCCAGACAGGGATTTGTGAGACTAAACATCACAACGTGTGAACATCACATCAGCTTTGTGTACAACCATGTTAGGAGCAGTTAATGTAAGCTGTcatgaatgaaatgtgttcctttTCATAATTAGCATGAGGCTCTTGGTCCCCAGTATGAAGAATTCCCCACCATGGAGACAGACTCGGTGACAGGATGCACCGGTATGCAAAGACTTGGAGCAAAGCTGGGGTGAGCtgcagtatatattttttacagccATATAACAGTGTGTATGGTGCCACTATCATTAAGAAATGAGTACTAAATCTAATCTGATCTCTCCCGGCTGTAGGTTTGTTTCAGGTCTTATCCAACGGGTGAAGGTCGAGGCCTTCGAGCGCATGTTATGGCGAGTTTGTAAGGGTTACACCATCCTCAGCTACACAGAAGTGGATGAGAACCTCGCTGATCTCGACACTGTGAGTTGAAATATGTACTTCATATAACAGGAATGacttattttagttttttaaagcccctgaaaaccTGTTTTCTCAGTCCGCTTCTTACTATAAGCGAGGGGGTCCTATATGAACACAATTATCTACCtaagttttggttatttcacacatttctgtgtttgtcctTCCTTTTCTCACTGGTATGTGGTGGTGCAGGGCTCTGTTGGAAAAAGGATTTCCATGAACCAATTAGAGTTTAGcaacatttgaatgaaaatatgatGACTTGCTTATGTCGCTTATGTAAATCTGATCAAACGACAtcgacacagttgtgatgaagcaGATTTGCTGAGTCATTGAGTGTGAAACTCTTAATAATGAATCACTTTGATCACTGTTGTGAAAACTTACAGTTGTAGAGAAATACCTttgagaaaaagagggaaataaTAACGAGATCATTTAAAATTACGGGGCTTTAAAGTAAAATTCTGTGACCAGGATTTAGATGGCATGTGAAAAAAATTGTATTGTACATCCTAATTATGTATCAGCTAAAATAAGTATtaattaaatagttttattactttttgtaGGACTGTAGTAATAACCTGTCTAATCTGTGTTGTTTCAGGGTGAGATAAGCAAAAGTGTTGTGTTCCTCATCTCTTTCTGGGGAGACCAGATTGGGCAGAAAGTTCAGAAAATCTGTGATTGGTAAGAATGACATCAACACAGACTGACCTCATCTGTCAATATGTCATGTATTGTCTTTTGTCATCAAAATACacatctgtctctgtttgttgtCCTCAGTTACCACTGCCATCTTTATCCACACCCTGAGAATGACGAGGAGAGGGCAGATGTGTTGGACAGCTTAAGGACACGCATCCAAGATCTTAACAATGTAGGACTGTTACGGCCTTGGGGCTTTTGATCCAGACAGGAACAACATATAACACACTATACTTTCATTCTTAGTGAGTTTATAGTAACTGGAGTTTCCTGCAGGTGCTGCACCGCACCGAGGACTACCTGAGGCAGGTTCTGCAGAAGGCCTCGGAGTCGGCATATACCTGGGTTGTGCAGGTGAAAAAGATGAAGGCAATCTATCATATCCTCAACCTCTGCAGCTTCGATGTTACCAACAAGTGTCTGATTGCTGAAGTGTGGTGTCCCGTCAGTGACCTGGCAAACCTGCGGGGGGCACTAGAAGAAGGCTCAGTGAGTAAAAACTGCATTATATAAAAATTGGTTTTAGAGCTGATAattttgtgattgtgtgtatttgtcgCTATTATTCATCTGTTGTTTGGGAAAAAATCATTCTTATTCACTGTGACACTGTGCTTAATAAACCTTTACATAACACTGAAGGCTCAAAtcacagcagcatttttttcatattttcagtaaGTCCTCTGTAAGCcaaaactaaatttaaatttgtctcAATTTAAAACAAGTCCAGCTGCCCTTGACTCAGCTCTTTTGGATGTATCATGACCTAGATGACTGAGAATctccacagacagacaaaccGCACCAGACAATGCAGTTATATCACAGCTGCACATTTCCTGTGTTGTGAAAATGCTTAGCTGCAGCTATGTTTAGGACAAGCAGCACATGCACGACTACCTGAGATTAGTCTGTTTACCTGTGAATAAAACGCATTTGATTTAAGGCATCAAAGCAGTCACTCTTGACACAACAAGTTTTAAGCAGTCAAGTTTTACTATTTGTGGAAGCCAAAGTAGTGTTTGCAATTAGTATAGACTACGTGCGTGGCCTTAATCACACATTAGATAGAAGGGTAAGAGAATAAACCTTTGTTCAGAAGGTTTTTGCACCCTTAAAGTCCTGCTACACTCaattaatgtgttttgcttattgtttctttttctttcatgttttttttttcatttgcattcatttgcatatatttatatttcttacCCAGAATGTGCAAATGAAAACCATTTGGTCATAGAGTTACTCAAATCtgtgaatatttgatattaAATAGAATCTGAACAACATGAAATGCCAGATGGGAGCTCCAAAAAtcatcaagttgtttttttcttgtgtgcattTTAAATCCACATTTACTGATTGCTGCTGGTTGATACAGTACTGATGTCAGTGTCATTCTTTAaattctttcctctttttttctatcAGAGAAAAGGTGATGCCACTGTACCATCCTTTGTGAACCGCATCCCAAGCACTGACACTCCACCTACCCTGTTAAGAACGAATAAGTTCACGTCGGGGTTTCAGAGCATTGTGGAGGCTTATGGGGTGGGGGACTATCGCGAGGTAAGCCCAGGTAAGAACTCATACTGTGTCttgtaaagacaaaaatgtgaaagtgtCTCTTTGTTAAGTGCAGCCTTGGAAGAGTACATACATGTAATATGCTTCTCTCTTTGGCAGCTCCCTACACCATCATCACGTTCCCCTTTCTGTTTGCTGTGATGTTCGGCGACCTCGGGCACGGGATGGTAATGAGTCTCTTTGCGCTGTGGATGGTGCTGACGGAAAAGACGCAGAAGAAGAAACGGTCCAGTAATGAGGTTGGAATGTTGTTCCTCTCATCCAAAATGCAGAGTCTGATTATTGTAAATTAGTTTTCGCTGATAGCTGTGTCTCTGCTCCGCTCAGATATGGATGACGTTCTTCAACGGACGTTACATCATCCTAATGATGGGGCTTTTCTCCATCTACACTGGGCTCATTTACAACGACTGTTTCTCCAAGTCTCTTAATATATTTGGCTCTGGCTGGAGTGTCAACGCTATGTTCACAAGTCAGCAGTGGACGTGAGTTAACAGAAATACACAGTCAGATACATCATTTTTGTTTACcatattatttttatgtgcttttcttttttaattgatacgtatcttttttttccattgcagAAACAAAACGCTTCAAACAAACACTTTGCTCACGTTAGACCCCAATGTCAGTGGTGTTTTCAGTGGGCCGTATCCATTTGGCATTGATCCTgtgagtaaatgcacttagaCAACTGCTGTCACAATATTATTGAGTcattgtagttttcactgagATGCTTCTTCATGTTGCAACAGATATGGAACATGGCAGTGAACCGGCTGTCCTTCCTAAACTCCTATAAGATGAAGATGTCAGTCATCATTGGCGTCATCCACATGAGCTTCGGAGTGGTGTTGAGTGTCTTCAATCATTTGTGAGTCACTCGAGCTCAAATTCCCTGCCAGTAACCTTATGTACTTACATCATGAGCATCTATCAGTGCCAGGCATCAACATGTGGACCTAATAGAATTGAATTTGAGAGTGGCCGATGGAGTAAAGCTGTAGATTTAATTATCTATCCTTTGTTATACAACAGTCATTCACCATTGCATTTTGGTTTGCTGACAGCTATTTTTATTTGTGCCAGGATCTCCTGATACAACACTACAGCTAGTACAATTCTTTTCATATTTGTAACGTAGCAACCGTTCAATAATTGCCAGAGAGGCCTCACACACCAATATCAGTGGTTCTATTGGCAAAAAACGAACAATAATGACGTGATCAAATTTATTGGCGTTGAGTATTTTAATGAGCCTCCAGTGAGCAGTAGATGATGTTTAATGAAAGACACAGAATTGACTGTAAAACATGCAAGAAAGACAGCGACCACAGCATGAAGTAATGTTTAAGATGCTTTGCATTATTTCTGtatattataaaacaaataGTTTTGACAGAATCTGCAGTAACTGaactttttcactttgttttatgGTAACACTTAAGTCACAGGTCCCATAGTTTTCTAATAATTTACCAGAGAGGAACTGATATGTTTAGTATTTCTTGGTAAAATGAGATGTCGTTCAATTAATAGTTtccaacaaataaatatatatatttttgggtAGTTTTAAAGGGATCTTGTCAGTCATCAGGATTTCAGGAATTCTTTTAAGAAAACCCCTCTGGAAATCAATCTTACTGTGTGAACTGCCACATaacattttctcaattttacctataataaacacaaagtaacaTAATTCTTACCAAAGGACTTGCTaggaaattaaaatgaaattaagagacttgtaaaataaagaaatatcagCTTTTTTTAATCATAGGTGTCTCAAAAGCCAATCATAAATGTAACAAATGAAACTGTGGTATAATTACAATAATGCACTAATGGTCATGCTATACTGCACAATATTGGCATCGGTGCACCACTCCACAACACTCAGCTGTGGCCTTGTGCCTGCCTTGGAAAAATATCAGGTATAGCACtcccatttattttctttttttcatctgaaCTGTCATTATACAATTCAGTTGTAGCCACTTCCACACCACacatagaaaatgtatttacaaataCTAAAATATCTTAAATTAGAATcgaataaaacatttaatctgGCAATAAAACTACATACCACACTacatactactactactatataAAACTATCATATTTACAAGGACTATACAATTACATACATGTTATATATAACCACAAgttatgttttattgcttaaaAACAATCTCCCCTCATTGGTTTTGGTAAGCAGCGATAGGTAGAGTCGATAGGTAGATTATAATCACTGCCTGACCACTTTCTTTATCCCCGCACTTTGTTCTTTCCCTTCAGGCACTTCCGACAGAAATATAACGTCTATCTGCTGTTTCTTCCTGAGCTGCTCTTCCTGCTCTGTCTCTTTGGCTACCTGGTCTTCATGATTTTCTACAAGTGGTTGGCTTTTGGCGCACGAGACTCCAGCCAGGCTCCCAGCATCCTCATCCACTTCATCAACATGTTCGTCATGCAGGGGAACAACATCAGTCCTCTGTTCCCAGGACAGGTGTGTGTTCAGTACATCATCTGACAttattgtctgttttcagtgtaTTGTGATCCTTGTAAATGCATGTGGTTTTGTGCGTTTTCTTGACTCCATAGACTGGGCTGCAGATTTTCCTACTTGTGATAGCTATGCTGTCAGTTCCTGTGCTGCTGTTAGGAAAACCTCTTTTCTTGTATTGGATGTATCGTGGAGGCAAAGGCCTGGGCAGACGCAGAGTAAGTCTAGTCAAAAATATTGCGGCATATGTGCCGAATTTGTTCAACCTAAGCGGTTTTTAGttcatttctttatgaaaaacAGCACTGATTTCTCCCCTCAGGGTTATGAGAGGGTGCGGCGTGTGAGTGAGGATGACAATTCCACAGCACCATCctatgaagatgatgaagaggagggacTTGATGAAATGACCAGCAGAGAAGCTCTTCCCAAAGAGGTCAAAGAGACACCAAAGTCTCCTGCCTTTatagttgaaatattttacatttctgcgacattttgtgtttatgcAGTATGTGCTGTATTTGCACATTAGAAGAGAGAAAGTAGGTCAATAGAAAAGAATCAGTTGTGAGGCTAATTCAATAACCTGAACGCTAGCAGTTTTTGGTAAATTTTAGAatacaaaaatactgtaatatgCTGTATTAAAACAGGAAAGCCATATTACCTGATCTTCATTTTTGATTGTGTAAATGGGGTAACTtgcaaataattttaaatgttttacagtttgacTTTGCGGATGTGCTCCTGCACCAGGCCATTCACACCATAGAGTACTGCCTGGGCTGCATTTCTAACACAGCATCCTACCTGCGTCTCTGGGCGCTCAGCTTGGCTCACGCCCGTAAGTGCAATCACTGTGTGTGAAAATATCTTTGCACCACAAGCTGTCTTCACACCTTTGATTCTGCTTCACATCATATCACCTTTTTgatattaatttgtttttttttaatgtgtttttgtatattgtgtgtctttatgtgttttgtttctatCTTTTTCAGAGCTGTCAGAGGTGTTGTGGGCCATGGTGATGCGTCTGGGTCTAAGGATCACCACCAGAGTGGGCGTCGCGTTTTTAGTCCCTGTATTCGGCCTCTTTGCCACGCTCACCGTGTCCATCCTGCTGGTCATGGAAGGCTTATCAGCGTTCCTCCATGCGCTCCGCCTCCACTGGTGAGTCTTAGTTAGTTCACAATCTCTTCAGAGCTGTCAGTACAGTGAGGCCAGATATTGTCTTGAATCGTAGCTATTGTTAAATTGTCATATAGagtaccagtcaaatgtttggacacaccttctcattcaagagaatgggcTTAGCTTAAATCTTTTCCTACGCTGTAAGGCAGcatgaaatttaaattttaaggTGATGTGAGGATCACATATATATTAGACGAGAGAATAGGCTGTTATagcctacagtaggtgatgttacactgtcaggtGCAACAGAAGATGACACCATGAGCCATGAAGATGATAATATGATGAACAGAATATCAATTTTGCATCAAATTTGTTTtagttgtatattttattttagttgatcatatttaaactccaaattcattcagattaaaTCATTATAATTCTAAGTCAAACAAGCGTTTTTCCCcttgtgaagaaaggcagagactATCCGTCCAGGTCTCGTACGACAGGTCGGGACCACTCATACATTTCATTCATACCTAAATGAAAATTACAACTACAAGGAAACCGATGAATGCCGCACATTTTCTTGAATCAATTGTCCGTGCCTCTTAGGAATGAATCTGTTCGTAcaagtggttcttgcatgaggcccaatgacTTAAAAATGTCgtgatatttatttatctccATTTCACCTTCACCTTGCTCATCATTTATTATACCTTCATTAAAGTGCTCTCGCTTGCGTGACCTTTTGATTTCAGGGTGGAGTTTCAGAACAAATTCTACCACGGGACCGGTGTCAAGTTTTTGCCCTTCGACTTCTCGCTTCTGCCCTCCGTTTTTGAGCAAGACGGCTTGCTTTAAGTGTCGGATTTGAGCGGAAGCAGACTTTATGATCGGGAGGGATGCTGGAAGTCGGAACAATTCACACTGTGACAACGACAACAAACCTTCAAGACAATGGAAACTCACTCTTGTAGCAATGTTTTTCACCAtgacaatttttaaaatgttatcgGCTGTGCTGACTGCCTTACTACTCTACCCAGCAAACCTCTGAATACACAGAGGTTCaaaattcttcttctgttgatgATTTAATTTTGTCGTTGAGATTCGGCTCAACACTACTCGTCACACCAGATGGGTGAATTTAAATTTAGTTTGCATTGTGCTGTGTACACTggttttgtattatttacatggtatttaaaataaacagttataCAGTGCAATGTAAAGTTCAAATATCTACACCAATATCTACTGAAAACCATATCAAGCATCCTGATGTAGTGCCATAGAGATTTACTTTTGGTGATGATAAGGGGATGCCTTTGGGTTtctgcagttttttaaaaaactgctcCTCCATGTGATGAAAGAAAAGCTTTAGGCATCGAAATCCTCAATATTTCTCTGACAAATAATGAAGAAAGCACTTTGCAGAAATGATTGTACACTTAAAAGTTTTCACTGATAACTGTGATGATgccaaatgaaaataatcaactgttAGCTGTTTGCTTATTTACTtattaatgcatttatttaaaCGTCCCCTGTAATCTacagaaaaatagcaaataCTCCAGAAAAAGTTAAGAGGCCTTAGGTCTTTCTCTGATGATACTGCTTATTGCGTTTGTTGATGATAATTAGTCAtggtatttatttaaattattgtcTGTATAAGAGTCTAATATTTTACCATTTTGATGTGTTGAATAAAGGTTTCAAGAAATGCAAGCAAATAAAGCATTAATGTtcaatgcaggtttttttttttttagctctttcGTTCATTAATGTTGGTGGTAAAAGTGTTAATTAATTACAATAAGTGGCTTAAATAATCATGAATCCATTACTTCATTACTAACTTCAGAATCTAGGTTGGATCAGCTGCCTCTCAGTGAACAAGTATATAAAGTTTTCAGTCCAGAGCTTTTGTCTTTCCCATAAAAACTTCTCCTCATACTAAACCTGATTCACTTTCTGGTGAGAAATTCTGCTAtttattattgtactttttacagAAATTGACAAAAGAAGACAAGTATGTCAGTAAGTGTCAAGTGTCAGCAAGTTTTTGGGCTTCAGGGGGTCTTAAATGCTcttaaaatggcattttaatCAAAGACATGAACGTAAAAGtcataaaagcatttttttgtatgaaatttAAATCATCATGGAGCAGGAACAGGAGGGGATATCATACTCTCATGTGCAAGATGTACATCATAGTGAGTCATATCCTGTTAACAacacaattattattttaattaggCAACAAGTAATTATCTACAATTACTTATtccattatactgtatgttgtcagtaaaaaaatgtttctatttttatggAGAAGTTGGGTTATGGTAGCATTGATTTATTCTACTCTGAGGTGGCTGTTTGAATTTGGTGATGTTGACAGAAGAAATACAGAATAGAAACATTCACACAATAACTTaaagtgacttgtttgtgtGGACTTTATATACGTATGTAATGGTGTTAATATGTACATTGTGAAGACACCagtcaatttatttttaatctaaGACTAATAGCAATTACATGCACATTGAACTACATGTGAAGCTGTTAACAGTCAGCATAGCAAATCAAGCAATGGTG
Protein-coding sequences here:
- the atp6v0a2a gene encoding V-type proton ATPase 116 kDa subunit a 2 isoform X2, encoding MVFRSEEMCLAQLFLQSGSEYDCISELGELGLVEFRDLNPSVSSFQRRFVSEIKRCEEMERILGYLLREIQKAHIAVPEEDESPLAPPPRQVLEIMEQLQRLEMELSEVARNKEKLRRNLLELTEYTHMLKITRTFIHSRSRYEEFPTMETDSVTGCTGMQRLGAKLGFVSGLIQRVKVEAFERMLWRVCKGYTILSYTEVDENLADLDTGEISKSVVFLISFWGDQIGQKVQKICDCYHCHLYPHPENDEERADVLDSLRTRIQDLNNVLHRTEDYLRQVLQKASESAYTWVVQVKKMKAIYHILNLCSFDVTNKCLIAEVWCPVSDLANLRGALEEGSRKGDATVPSFVNRIPSTDTPPTLLRTNKFTSGFQSIVEAYGVGDYREVSPAPYTIITFPFLFAVMFGDLGHGMVMSLFALWMVLTEKTQKKKRSSNEIWMTFFNGRYIILMMGLFSIYTGLIYNDCFSKSLNIFGSGWSVNAMFTSQQWTNKTLQTNTLLTLDPNVSGVFSGPYPFGIDPIWNMAVNRLSFLNSYKMKMSVIIGVIHMSFGVVLSVFNHLHFRQKYNVYLLFLPELLFLLCLFGYLVFMIFYKWLAFGARDSSQAPSILIHFINMFVMQGNNISPLFPGQTGLQIFLLVIAMLSVPVLLLGKPLFLYWMYRGGKGLGRRRGYERVRRVSEDDNSTAPSYEDDEEEGLDEMTSREALPKEFDFADVLLHQAIHTIEYCLGCISNTASYLRLWALSLAHAQLSEVLWAMVMRLGLRITTRVGVAFLVPVFGLFATLTVSILLVMEGLSAFLHALRLHWVEFQNKFYHGTGVKFLPFDFSLLPSVFEQDGLL
- the atp6v0a2a gene encoding V-type proton ATPase 116 kDa subunit a 2 isoform X1, whose amino-acid sequence is MVFRSEEMCLAQLFLQSGSEYDCISELGELGLVEFRDLNPSVSSFQRRFVSEIKRCEEMERILGYLLREIQKAHIAVPEEDESPLAPPPRQVLEIMEQLQRLEMELSEVARNKEKLRRNLLELTEYTHMLKITRTFIHSRSRHEALGPQYEEFPTMETDSVTGCTGMQRLGAKLGFVSGLIQRVKVEAFERMLWRVCKGYTILSYTEVDENLADLDTGEISKSVVFLISFWGDQIGQKVQKICDCYHCHLYPHPENDEERADVLDSLRTRIQDLNNVLHRTEDYLRQVLQKASESAYTWVVQVKKMKAIYHILNLCSFDVTNKCLIAEVWCPVSDLANLRGALEEGSRKGDATVPSFVNRIPSTDTPPTLLRTNKFTSGFQSIVEAYGVGDYREVSPAPYTIITFPFLFAVMFGDLGHGMVMSLFALWMVLTEKTQKKKRSSNEIWMTFFNGRYIILMMGLFSIYTGLIYNDCFSKSLNIFGSGWSVNAMFTSQQWTNKTLQTNTLLTLDPNVSGVFSGPYPFGIDPIWNMAVNRLSFLNSYKMKMSVIIGVIHMSFGVVLSVFNHLHFRQKYNVYLLFLPELLFLLCLFGYLVFMIFYKWLAFGARDSSQAPSILIHFINMFVMQGNNISPLFPGQTGLQIFLLVIAMLSVPVLLLGKPLFLYWMYRGGKGLGRRRGYERVRRVSEDDNSTAPSYEDDEEEGLDEMTSREALPKEFDFADVLLHQAIHTIEYCLGCISNTASYLRLWALSLAHAQLSEVLWAMVMRLGLRITTRVGVAFLVPVFGLFATLTVSILLVMEGLSAFLHALRLHWVEFQNKFYHGTGVKFLPFDFSLLPSVFEQDGLL